The Dioscorea cayenensis subsp. rotundata cultivar TDr96_F1 chromosome 7, TDr96_F1_v2_PseudoChromosome.rev07_lg8_w22 25.fasta, whole genome shotgun sequence genome includes a region encoding these proteins:
- the LOC120264678 gene encoding uncharacterized protein LOC120264678 yields the protein MATSSSSSTNYEYLSLLDAKKAIDININLLAVITEIGSPKKSRGSGSLARVRLLSQSKDNGSILSCAFSQFFFTGSNEISAGFENLRGLDSLTCTATVYCNK from the exons ATGGCAACTTCGTCGTCGTCGTCGACCAACTATGAATATCTTTCACTTCTTGATGCCAAGAAAGCCATTGATATCAACATCAATCTATTGGCGGTGATCACTGAAATTGGAAGCCCTAAAAAGAGCCGGGGATCTG GGAGTTTGGCCAGAGTGAG ATTATTATCTCAATCTAAAGATAATGGATCAATCCTCTCCTGCGCTTTCagtcaattttttttcactGGATCCAACGAAATTTCCGCAG GTTTTGAAAATTTGCGTGGTTTGGATAGCCTAACATGTACTGCAACTGTGTACTGTAACAAGTGA